In a single window of the Arthrobacter sp. StoSoilA2 genome:
- a CDS encoding Na(+)/H(+) antiporter subunit C, protein MSINLTLLIVMGVLYACGIYLILERSLTRVLLGLMLLANATNLLILSTGGYAGLAPLFDKETASNEYNDPLPQALILTSIVISFAVTAFMLGIIYRTWALARQDEIQDDIEDRRVARTPSFDAEDDAIVPLETSEFVVTASTAEERLHPEATETPKTASTREGGSA, encoded by the coding sequence ATGAGCATCAACCTGACCCTCCTGATCGTCATGGGTGTGCTGTATGCCTGCGGCATTTACCTGATTTTGGAGCGGAGCCTGACGCGCGTCCTGCTTGGCTTGATGCTGCTTGCGAACGCCACCAACCTGCTGATCCTCAGTACAGGAGGGTACGCCGGCCTGGCTCCTTTGTTCGATAAGGAAACAGCCTCCAATGAGTACAACGACCCCCTGCCACAGGCGTTGATCCTCACATCAATCGTCATATCATTTGCCGTCACTGCCTTCATGCTTGGCATCATCTACCGCACGTGGGCCCTGGCACGGCAAGACGAAATCCAGGATGACATCGAAGACCGCCGCGTGGCACGGACTCCGAGCTTCGACGCGGAAGACGACGCAATTGTCCCGCTGGAAACATCAGAGTTCGTAGTGACAGCGTCCACGGCCGAGGAACGGCTGCATCCAGAGGCGACGGAAACACCCAAAACCGCATCCACCCGGGAAGGAGGCAGCGCGTGA
- a CDS encoding Na+/H+ antiporter subunit D, whose amino-acid sequence MNLANLSPLAVLLPILGAALAFVLIRHTAAQRVVSIVILSATLLLECLLLASVWEGGTTSVTLGGWLPPWGVVLVVDQFSSLMLVVSTVVSLAVLIYATGQGMADGDQEAPVSIFHPTYLILVAGVSNAFLTGDLFNLYVGFEILLTASYVLMTLGGTGPRIRAGVTYVVVSVVSSVLFLIAIAMIYGATGTITMADLAIKLAELDQGTQNLLHVMLLVAFGIKAAVFPLSFWLPDSYPTAPAPVTAVFAGLLTKVGVYAMVRTETLLFPGDTLNVPLMVVALLTMVVGILGALAQSDIKRLLSFTLVSHIGYMVFGLAMSSVTGLGAAVFYVAHHITVQTSLFLVTGLIERRGGSSSIDRLGGLAKLSPLLALLFFVPAMNLAGIPPFSGFLGKLGLLQAGVQLGTPLAIVLVVGGVVTSLLTLLAIARVWNRAFWRKPEDAEYPDPVLQTPGNVGVLPRTMVGSTAGLVAFGVALTVFAGPLFHLADGSAEIMLDRTAYIHSVLGDSAQVPAVGQPGAAK is encoded by the coding sequence GTGAATCTCGCAAACCTGTCGCCACTGGCTGTCCTCCTTCCGATCCTCGGCGCTGCCCTCGCGTTCGTGCTGATCCGGCACACGGCTGCGCAGCGGGTAGTCAGCATTGTGATCCTCAGCGCGACACTCCTGCTCGAATGCCTGCTCCTGGCATCCGTGTGGGAGGGAGGCACCACATCCGTCACGCTGGGTGGTTGGCTGCCGCCGTGGGGCGTGGTGTTGGTGGTGGATCAGTTCTCCTCGCTCATGCTGGTGGTTTCCACCGTGGTAAGCCTCGCCGTCCTGATCTACGCCACCGGCCAGGGCATGGCCGACGGCGACCAGGAAGCGCCCGTCTCGATCTTCCACCCCACCTACCTGATCCTGGTGGCGGGCGTGTCCAATGCCTTCCTGACAGGTGACCTTTTCAACCTCTACGTGGGTTTCGAAATCCTGCTAACGGCAAGCTACGTGCTCATGACCCTTGGCGGGACGGGGCCGCGAATCCGTGCCGGCGTCACATACGTGGTAGTGTCCGTGGTTTCCTCGGTCCTGTTCCTCATCGCCATCGCCATGATTTACGGAGCTACCGGGACCATCACCATGGCGGACCTTGCCATCAAGCTGGCGGAGCTGGATCAAGGAACCCAGAACCTGCTGCACGTGATGCTGCTGGTGGCGTTCGGGATCAAGGCAGCCGTGTTCCCGCTGTCATTCTGGCTTCCCGACTCCTATCCAACCGCTCCGGCCCCTGTGACAGCCGTGTTTGCCGGTTTGCTGACCAAGGTGGGTGTTTATGCCATGGTCCGCACCGAGACACTCCTCTTCCCCGGCGATACCCTCAACGTGCCCTTGATGGTGGTGGCGCTGCTGACAATGGTGGTGGGCATCCTGGGTGCCTTGGCGCAGAGCGACATCAAACGTCTCCTGTCCTTCACGCTGGTCAGCCACATCGGCTACATGGTGTTCGGCCTGGCCATGTCATCCGTCACGGGCCTTGGCGCGGCCGTGTTCTACGTGGCGCACCACATCACCGTGCAGACCAGCCTGTTCCTTGTCACTGGCTTGATTGAGCGGCGGGGCGGATCGTCCTCCATTGACCGCTTGGGTGGCCTGGCCAAGCTCTCGCCACTCCTTGCCCTGTTGTTCTTCGTCCCGGCAATGAACCTTGCAGGCATCCCGCCATTCTCGGGTTTCCTGGGCAAGCTCGGGCTCCTCCAAGCGGGCGTGCAACTGGGTACGCCGCTGGCCATCGTTTTGGTAGTAGGCGGCGTCGTCACCAGCCTCCTCACCTTGTTGGCAATTGCCCGCGTTTGGAACAGGGCGTTTTGGCGTAAGCCCGAGGACGCCGAGTACCCGGACCCCGTGCTTCAGACCCCAGGCAATGTAGGGGTACTTCCCCGGACAATGGTGGGTTCCACTGCGGGCCTTGTGGCCTTCGGTGTTGCCCTCACAGTCTTTGCGGGCCCACTCTTCCACCTCGCCGACGGCTCGGCGGAAATAATGTTGGACCGCACTGCCTACATCCATTCAGTCCTGGGGGACTCCGCCCAGGTGCCAGCCGTGGGTCAGCCAGGGGCTGCCAAATGA